The proteins below are encoded in one region of Belonocnema kinseyi isolate 2016_QV_RU_SX_M_011 chromosome 5, B_treatae_v1, whole genome shotgun sequence:
- the LOC117172949 gene encoding 40S ribosomal protein S5, which yields MTEMESFDDLGTVADTYPAAISTELPEIKLFGRWSCEETQVNDMSLQDYIAVKEKHAKYLPHSAQRYAAKRFRKAQCPIVERLTNSLMMHGRNNGKKLMAVRIVKHAFEIIHLLTGENPLQVLVTAIINSGPREDSTRIGRAGTVRRQAVDVSPLRRVNQAIWLLCTGAREAAFRNIKTIAECLADELINAAKGSSNSYAIKKKDELERVAKSNR from the exons ATGACTGAAATGGAATCATTTGACGACCTGGGGACGGTGGCCGACACCTACCCCGCGGCCATCTCAACAGAACTTCCGGAAATCAAACTGTTTGGTCGTTGGAGTTGCGAGGAGACGCAAGTCAACGACATGTCGCTTCAGGATTACATTGCCGTGAAGGAGAAGCACGCCAAGTATCTGCCACACTCTGCGCAGCGTTACGCCGCGAAGCGATTTCGAAAGGCTCAGTGTCCGATCGTCGAGCGCTTGACCAATTCCCTGATGATGCACGGACGAAATAACGGCAAGAAACTCATGGCGGTCAGGATCGTCAAGCACGCCTTTGAAATTATCCACCTCCTCACCGGTGAAAATCCTCTCCAG GTTTTGGTGACGGCGATAATAAATTCGGGACCGAGGGAAGATTCGACGAGAATCGGTCGTGCAGGAACCGTTCGGCGTCAAGCTGTGGACGTCTCGCCACTGCGTCGTGTCAATCAGGCAATTTGGCTTTTGTGCACTGGAGCCCGCGAGGCCGCCTTCAGAAACATCAAGACAATCGCCGAGTGTCTCGCCGATGAGCTGATCAACGCCGCGAAAGGATCCTCGAACTCTTACGCGATCAAGAAGAAGGACGAGCTTGAGCGTGTCGCTAAATCCAACCGATAA